From Panicum hallii strain FIL2 chromosome 2, PHallii_v3.1, whole genome shotgun sequence, a single genomic window includes:
- the LOC112881290 gene encoding WAT1-related protein At5g64700-like, whose translation MEAEAATEAVKKPAAAKIISKALTSSSWAFETAMLPLSMILVQVLTMVTLLICKLALNSGMRPFVFLVYRNLIAAAAVAPLALIFEREMLKQVSLVIWGWISVNAALGIVLAMGLYYHGLRATSAAYSVNFLNLIPIITFIIAIMLRAEKLMLTKWPGRMKLLGTVMCVCGAMVASLFKGRRLHLWATRLLRSHATATSPAGLHHGMVAGTLFLCGSCLSYALWFIVQARLAKVFPSKYLVTTLTCLLGSLQCFVVGISLGHSRAEWKLKWDLQLLTVVYSGVFNTGVTYVLISWVISRRGPIYPSMFSPLLLIITTAMDSLLLGTNIYLGSVLGTMLIFVGLYAFLWGKGKELQLADVAAAQKPAAGSEEEAQEHGGDDMA comes from the exons ATGGAGGCAGAAGCGGCGACGGAGGCCGTGAAGAAGCCAGCTGCAGCGAAGATCATCAGCAAGGCGCTGACGTCGTCGTCGTGGGCGTTCGAGACGGCGATGCTGCCGCTGAGCATGATTCTGGTGCAGGTGCTCACGATGGTGACGCTGCTCATCTGCAAGCTGGCCCTCAACTCCGGCATGCGCCCCTTCGTCTTCCTCGTCTACCGCAACCTCatcgccgcggccgccgtcgcGCCCCTTGCCCTCATCTTCGAAAG GGAAATGTTGAAACAGGTGAGCTTGGTTATATGGGGTTGGATTTCCGTTAATGCTGCACTCGG AATCGTCCTGGCAATGGGGCTGTACTACCACGGCCTGCGTGCCACCAGCGCCGCGTACTCAGTCAACTTCCTCAACCTGATCCCCATTATCACCTTCATCATCGCCATCATGCTCCG GGCCGAGAAGCTGATGCTCACAAAGTGGCCTGGCAGGATGAAGCTCTTGGGCACAGTGATGTGCGTCTGCGGGGCGATGGTCGCTAGCCTGTTCAAAGGCCGGCGGCTGCACCTCTGGGCTACCCGCCTACTGAGATCCCATGCGACGGCAACAAGCCCCGCAGGCCTTCACCACGGCATGGTCGCCGGCACACTGTTCCTATGCGGCAGCTGCCTGAGCTATGCCCTGTGGTTCATCGTGCAG GCTAGGCTTGCGAAGGTATTCCCATCCAAGTACTTGGTGACAACGCTGACGTGCCTGCTGGGAAGCCTGCAGTGTTTTGTGGTCGGCATCTCGCTCGGCCACAGCAGAGCTGAATGGAAGCTCAAGTGGGACCTGCAGCTTCTGACCGTCGTCTACTCG GGGGTGTTCAACACGGGCGTCACATACGTGCTCATCTCCTGGGTGATCAGCCGCCGCGGGCCGATCTACCCCTCCATGTTCAGCCCGCTGCTGCTGATCATAACCACCGCCATGGACTCGCTGCTGCTTGGCACCAACATCTACCTGGGGAG CGTTCTAGGGACAATGCTCATTTTTGTGGGCCTATACGCGTTCTTGTGGGGTAAAGGGAAGGAGCTGCAGCTCGCTGATGTCGCCGCGGCGCAGAAGCCAGCTGCCGGTAGTGAGGAGGAAGCGCAGGAGCATGGCGGCGATGACATGGCCTAG
- the LOC112879327 gene encoding O-fucosyltransferase 5-like produces MDRDPPVSDEDDDLETLVPQNHTKPPSPTPRSRSPPSSFGVAALHPALPSAAASLARALWSRRYLVLFVSLPLLALVLFLSLGGASSLRLPASIRLPSAGPAADPVASRMREAELRALYLLRSQRSGLLSLFNRTAAPTNGSASAPISLSDLQAALESQIKINREIQAALLSAHRSGAGNATEDGLDLDLPAAGCRRRELPADRRTIEWNPKKDRFLLAICLSGQMSNHLICLEKHMFMAALLGRTLVVPSQKVDYQYERVLDINHINDCIGRKVVITYEEFVEKRKKVSIDQFICYIASPPCFLDEDHIKKLKGLGISLGKIEAAWPEDAKLKEPKKRYVGDITPKFSTDAEVLAIGDMFYADIEDEWVNQPGGPLAHKCKTLIQPSRLIMLTAQRFVQTFLGGNYIALHFRRHGFLKFCNVKKESCFFPIPQAAECILRIVEKANAPVIYLSTDAADSETNLLQSLVVFNDRQVPLVKRPEHHSSEKWDALLYRNHMGGDNQVEAMLDKTICALSNVFIGSSGSTFTEDIFRLRRGWGSASHCDEYLCQGELPNYIAEQD; encoded by the exons atgGACCGCGACCCGCCCGTCTCCGACGAGGACGACGACCTCGAGACGCTCGTCCCTCAGAACCACACCAAGCCGCCCTCCCCCACGCCCCGCTCCCGCTCGCCGCCCTCCTCCTTCGGCGTCGCCGCGCTCCACCCGgcgctcccctccgccgccgcctccctcgcccGCGCCCTCTGGTCCCGCCGCTACCTCGTGCTCTTCGTCTCCCTCCCGCTCCTCGCCCtcgtcctcttcctctccctcggcggcgcctcctccctccGCCTGCCCGCCTCCATTCGCCTCCCCTCCGCCGGGCCCGCCGCCGACCCCGTCGCCTCCCGCATGCGCGAGGCCGAGCTGCGCGCGCTCTACCTCCTCCGCTCCCAGCGCTCCGGCCTCCTCAGCCTCTTCAaccgcaccgccgcccccaccaacggctccgcctccgcccccatCTCGCTCTCCGATCTCCAGGCCGCGCTTGAGAGCCAGATCAAGATCAACCGCGAGATCCAGGCGGCGCTCCTATCCGCCCACCGCTCCGGGGCTGGCAATGCGACAGAGGACGGACTGGATCTCGATCTCCCTGCCGCCGGGTGCAGGAGGAGGGAATTGCCGGCCGACCGGCGGACGATTGAGTGGAACCCCAAGAAGGACCGGTTCCTGTTGGCCATCTGCCTCTCCGGGCAAATGTCCAACCACTTGATTTGCTTGGAGAAGCACATGTTCATGGCGGCACTCCTTGGCCGGACCTTGGTGGTGCCCAGCCAGAAGGTGGATTACCAGTACGAACGGGTGCTTGATATCAACCACATTAATGATTGCATTGGGAGGAAGGTTGTGATCACCTATGAGGAGTTCGTGGAGAagaggaagaaagtgagcatTGATCAGTTCATATGCTACATCGCGTCGCCTCCATGTTTCCTTGACGAGGACCATATTAAGAAGTTGAAGGGATTGGGGATTTCTCTGGGCAAGATTGAGGCAGCTTGGCCGGAGGATGCGAAGCTCAAGGAGCCAAAGAAGAGATACGTGGGGGATATTACACCAAAGTTCTCGACAGATGCTGAGGTCCTTGCCATTGGTGACATGTTCTATGCTGACATTGAGGATGAGTGGGTGAATCAGCCTGGTGGTCCGTTGGCTCACAAATGCAAGACTTTGATCCAGCCAAGCAGGCTCATAATGCTCACTGCTCAGCGCTTTGTCCAGACTTTCTTGGGGGGAAACTATATTGCTTTGCATTTTCGAAGACATGGATTCCTTAAGTTCTG TAATGTGAAGAAAGAGAGCTGCTTCTTCCCCATCCCTCAGGCAGCAGAGTGCATTCTACGAATCGTTGAGAAGGCTAATGCCCCAGTGATATATTTATCTACTGATGCTGCTGATAGCGAGACAAATCTTCTCCAATCCTTGGTTGTATTCAACGACAGGCAGGTCCCTCTTGTGAAAAGGCCAGAGCACCACAGTTCTGAGAAGTGGGATGCCTTGCTATACAGAAATCACATGGGCGGAGATAATCAG GTTGAGGCAATGCTTGACAAGACAATCTGCGCACTATCAAACGTGTTCATTGGATCATCAGGCTCCACCTTCACGGAAGACATCTTCCGGCTACGTAGGGGCTGGGGTTCCGCGTCCCACTGTGACGAGTACCTCTGCCAGGGTGAGCTGCCCAACTACATCGCAGAGCAAGACTGA